Proteins found in one Canis lupus baileyi chromosome 18, mCanLup2.hap1, whole genome shotgun sequence genomic segment:
- the CYP51A1 gene encoding lanosterol 14-alpha demethylase isoform X1: MLLLGLLQAGGSVLGQAMERVTGGNLLSMLLIACAFTLGLVYLIRLAVGHLAPLPAGAKSPPYIFSPIPFLGHAIAFGKSPIEFLENAYEKYGPVFSFTMVGKTFTYLLGSDAAALLFNSKNEDLNAEDVYSRLTTPVFGKGVAYDVPNPVFLEQKKMLKSGLNIAHFRQHVSIIEKETKEYFQSWGESGEKNLFEALSELIILTASHCLHGKEIRSQLNEKVAQLYADLDGGFSHAAWLLPGWLPLPSFRRRDRAHREIKNIFYKAIQKRRQSEEKIDDILQTLLDSTYKDGRPLTDDEVAGMLIGLLLAGQHTSSTTSAWMGFFLARDKTLQDKCYLEQKTVCGEDLPPLTYDQLKDLNLLDRCIKETLRLRPPIMTMMRMAKTPQTIAGYTIPPGHQVCVSPTVNQRLKDSWVERLDFNPDRYLQDNPASGEKFAYVPFGAGRHRCIGENFAYVQIKTIWSTMLRLYEFDLIDGYFPTVNYTTMIHTPENPVIRYKRRSK; the protein is encoded by the exons ATGCTGCTGCTGGGTTTGCTGCAGGCGGGCGGGTCGGTGCTGGGGCAGGCGATGGAGCGGGTGACCGGCGGCAACCTCCTCTCCATGCTGCTAATCGCCTGCGCCTTCACGCTAGGCCTAGTCTACCTGATTCGCCTCGCAGTCGGCCACCTGGCCCCCCTGCCTGCCGGGGCG AAAAGTCCACCATACATTTTCTCTCCAATTCCATTCCTTGGACATGCTATAGCATTTGGGAAAAGTCCAATTGAATTCCTAGAAAATGCATATGAAAAG tatgGACCTGTATTTAGTTTTACCATGGTGGGCAAGACATTTACTTACCTTCTGGGGAGTGATGCTGCTGCACTgctttttaatagtaaaaatgaaGACCTGAATGCAGAAGATGTCTACAGTCGTCTGACAACACCTGTGTTTGGGAAGGGAGTTGCATATGATGTGCCTAATCCA gtttttttggAGCAGAAGAAAATGCTAAAAAGTGGCCTTAACATAGCCCACTTTAGACAGCACGTTTCTATAAtcgagaaagaaacaaaggaatacTTTCAAAGTTGGGGAGAAAGTGGAGAAAAAA atttgtTTGAAGCTCTTTCGGAGCTCATAATTTTAACAGCTAGCCATTGTTTACATGGCAAGGAAATCAGAAGTCAACTCAATGAGAAAGTGGCACAACTGTATGCAGATTTGGATGGAGGGTTTAGCCATGCAGCCTGGCTGCTGCCAGGCTGGCTTCCCTTGCCTAGTTTCAG ACGCAGGGACAGAGCTCACCGAGAGATCAAGAATATTTTCTACAAAGCAATCCAGAAGCGCAGACagtcagaagaaaaaatagatgatATTCTCCAAACTTTACTAGATTCTACTTACAA GGATGGGCGTCCTTTGACAGATGACGAAGTGGCAGGCATGCTTATTGGACTGCTCTTGGCAGGGCAGCATACATCCTCAACTACTAGCGCCTGGATGGGCTTCTTCTTGGCCAGAGACAAAACACTTCAAGACAAATGTTATTTAGAACAGAAAACAGTCTGTGGAGAAGATCTGCCTCCTTTAACTTATGACCAG cTGAAGGATCTAAATTTACTAGATCGCTGTATAAAAGAAACATTAAGACTTCGGCCTCCTATAATGACCATGATGAGAATGGCCAAAACTCCTCAG ACCATTGCAGGGTATACCATTCCTCCAGGACATCAGGTGTGTGTTTCTCCCACTGTCAACCAAAGACTTAAAGACTCATGGGTAGAACGTCTGGACTTTAATCCTGATCGGTACTTGCAGGACAATCCAGCATCAGGAGAGAAGTTTGCTTACGTGCCATTTGGAGCTG GGCGTCATCGTTGTATTGGGGAGAATTTTGCCTACGTTCAGATCAAGACAATTTGGTCCACTATGCTTCGTTTATATGAATTTGATCTCATTGATGGATATTTCCCCACTGTGAATTATACAACCATGATTCATACCCCTGAAAACCCTGTTATCCGATACAAGCGAAGATCAAAATGA
- the CYP51A1 gene encoding lanosterol 14-alpha demethylase isoform X2 produces MVGKTFTYLLGSDAAALLFNSKNEDLNAEDVYSRLTTPVFGKGVAYDVPNPVFLEQKKMLKSGLNIAHFRQHVSIIEKETKEYFQSWGESGEKNLFEALSELIILTASHCLHGKEIRSQLNEKVAQLYADLDGGFSHAAWLLPGWLPLPSFRRRDRAHREIKNIFYKAIQKRRQSEEKIDDILQTLLDSTYKDGRPLTDDEVAGMLIGLLLAGQHTSSTTSAWMGFFLARDKTLQDKCYLEQKTVCGEDLPPLTYDQLKDLNLLDRCIKETLRLRPPIMTMMRMAKTPQTIAGYTIPPGHQVCVSPTVNQRLKDSWVERLDFNPDRYLQDNPASGEKFAYVPFGAGRHRCIGENFAYVQIKTIWSTMLRLYEFDLIDGYFPTVNYTTMIHTPENPVIRYKRRSK; encoded by the exons ATGGTGGGCAAGACATTTACTTACCTTCTGGGGAGTGATGCTGCTGCACTgctttttaatagtaaaaatgaaGACCTGAATGCAGAAGATGTCTACAGTCGTCTGACAACACCTGTGTTTGGGAAGGGAGTTGCATATGATGTGCCTAATCCA gtttttttggAGCAGAAGAAAATGCTAAAAAGTGGCCTTAACATAGCCCACTTTAGACAGCACGTTTCTATAAtcgagaaagaaacaaaggaatacTTTCAAAGTTGGGGAGAAAGTGGAGAAAAAA atttgtTTGAAGCTCTTTCGGAGCTCATAATTTTAACAGCTAGCCATTGTTTACATGGCAAGGAAATCAGAAGTCAACTCAATGAGAAAGTGGCACAACTGTATGCAGATTTGGATGGAGGGTTTAGCCATGCAGCCTGGCTGCTGCCAGGCTGGCTTCCCTTGCCTAGTTTCAG ACGCAGGGACAGAGCTCACCGAGAGATCAAGAATATTTTCTACAAAGCAATCCAGAAGCGCAGACagtcagaagaaaaaatagatgatATTCTCCAAACTTTACTAGATTCTACTTACAA GGATGGGCGTCCTTTGACAGATGACGAAGTGGCAGGCATGCTTATTGGACTGCTCTTGGCAGGGCAGCATACATCCTCAACTACTAGCGCCTGGATGGGCTTCTTCTTGGCCAGAGACAAAACACTTCAAGACAAATGTTATTTAGAACAGAAAACAGTCTGTGGAGAAGATCTGCCTCCTTTAACTTATGACCAG cTGAAGGATCTAAATTTACTAGATCGCTGTATAAAAGAAACATTAAGACTTCGGCCTCCTATAATGACCATGATGAGAATGGCCAAAACTCCTCAG ACCATTGCAGGGTATACCATTCCTCCAGGACATCAGGTGTGTGTTTCTCCCACTGTCAACCAAAGACTTAAAGACTCATGGGTAGAACGTCTGGACTTTAATCCTGATCGGTACTTGCAGGACAATCCAGCATCAGGAGAGAAGTTTGCTTACGTGCCATTTGGAGCTG GGCGTCATCGTTGTATTGGGGAGAATTTTGCCTACGTTCAGATCAAGACAATTTGGTCCACTATGCTTCGTTTATATGAATTTGATCTCATTGATGGATATTTCCCCACTGTGAATTATACAACCATGATTCATACCCCTGAAAACCCTGTTATCCGATACAAGCGAAGATCAAAATGA